In Uranotaenia lowii strain MFRU-FL chromosome 2, ASM2978415v1, whole genome shotgun sequence, one genomic interval encodes:
- the LOC129744259 gene encoding leucine--tRNA ligase, cytoplasmic, protein MAAERKGTFKVEYLQKIERDMQARWEEQKIHESDASTSPKKSEDEKFMVTFPFPYMNGRLHLGHTFSLSKAEFGVRYQRLKGKRVLFPFGFHCTGMPIKACADKLKREMETFGCPPVFPVTEEEVVAEEKDVIPKDKNKGKKSKATAKAGGAKYQWQIMQSLGLQDEDIKKFADTDHWLEYFPPLAIQDLKSIGCHIDWRRTFITTDANPYFDSFVRWQFNHLKTRGKIMYGKRHTIFSPKDGQPCMDHDRSSGEGVGPQEYTLIKMKVTGKLPAKLASVKAPVYLVCGTLRPETMYGQTNCWVHPDIKYIAFETTRNGEVWIATRRAARNMAYQGFTATEGVVKEVAELTGQEIMGLALSAPLTPNKVIYTLPMLSIKEDKGTGVVTSVPSDSPDDYAALVDLQKKQPFREKYGITDEMVLPFKPIPIIEVPGLGNLSAVTAYDQFKIQSQNDRDKLIEAKELVYLKGFYDGILLVGEHAGKKVQDVKKDLKKYLVDRNEADVYYEPEKTIMSRSGDVCVVALCNQWYLNYGEPTWQKTTTDHLRTMELYHEEVARNFENCLDWLHEYACSRTYGLGTKLPWDEQWLIESLSDSTIYNAFYTVVHLLQGGSFRGEKPSPLGIKPADMTPAVWDYIFFADAKLPAGSKIKKEHLERMKREFNYWYPVDLRVSGKDLIQNHLTFYLYNHVAIWPNEPSKWPRGVRCNGHLLLNSAKMSKSEGNFLTLYEAIVKFSADGTRLCLADAGDSIEDANFVESSADAGILRLYTFIEWVKETLASKAALRKGKQDDFNDAVFLSEMNLKTKETDEYYKKMLYKEALRTGFFEFQSARDKYRELCGADGMHVDLVLEFIRRQALLIAPICPHVAEYVWELLGNKSSIMKASWPQVGTIDEKKIKCSAYLMDAAHSFRVNLKSASQTKTKGGKALPPAPALKPSDGIIWVAKTFPPWQSCVLDTMRGLFEKNKGFPDNKIIAVELGKKEILKKYMKRVMPFAQMVRERVESSGGPGKSAMDVTLDFDEREVLEKNLEYLKSTLEVESLSIRFTDEPDAPEKMKEEVRPGVPYIVFSVKPFVAVVLENPIERSGLFTVNIHLSDGDTLTSLKEKLAKQIGFKADIRTLEILRFEDPIMGPRKIPNFQDYRSGKTSLEEGSFKVDVEKKQVFLSNGKVQNHNIGTSFIYVIN, encoded by the exons ATG gcGGCCGAACGAAAGGGAACTTTTAAGGTGGAATACCTGCAAAAGATCGAACGGGATATGCAGGCTCGATGGGAGGAACAGAAAATTCACGAGAGCGATGCATCTACCAGTCCGAAAAAATCCGAGGACGAGAAGTTTATGGTGACGTTTCCGTTTCCGTACATGAATGGTAGACTGCATCTGGGACATACGTTTTCCCTGTCGAAGGCCGAGTTTGGGGTGCGCTATCAGCGCCTGAAGGGTAAAAGAGTTTTGTTTCCTTTCGGGTTCCACTGTACCGGAATGCCGATTAAGGCATGTGCGGATAAGTTGAAACGGGAGATGGAAACGTTCGGATGCCCTCCGGTCTTTCCGGTTACTGAAGAAGAAGTTGTGGCGGAAGAGAAAGACGTGATCCCGAAGGATAAAAACAAGGGTAAGAAAAGTAAGGCCACGGCTAAGGCTGGCGGTGCCAAATATCAGTGGCAGATTATGCAAAGTCTGGGACTGCAGGATGAGGATATCAAAAAGTTTGCTGATACTGATCATTGGTTGGAATACTTTCCGCCGTTGGCAATCCAAGATCTCAAGTCAATCGGATGCCACATTGATTGGAGGCGAACTTTCATAACGACCGATGCCAACCCGTACTTCGATTCGTTCGTCCGTTGGCAGTTTAACCATCTGAAGACACGGGGCAAGATTATGTATGGAAAGCGGCACACGATTTTCTCGCCCAAAGACGGGCAACCGTGTATGGATCACGATCGTTCCTCTGGCGAAGGTGTGGGACCACAGGAGTATACGCTCATTAAGATGAAG GTAACCGGAAAGCTTCCAGCAAAATTGGCTTCGGTAAAGGCTCCGGTCTATTTGGTCTGCGGTACCCTGCGTCCGGAAACTATGTATGGCCAAACTAATTGCTGGGTTCACCCGGACATCAAGTATATCGCTTTCGAAACCACTCGAAACGGAGAGGTGTGGATTGCTACTAGACGAGCCGCTCGAAATATGGCTTATCAGGGCTTCACGGCCACCGAAGGGGTGGTTAAAGAAGTGGCCGAACTCACTGGTCAGGAAATTATGGGATTGGCGCTGTCAGCTCCCTTGACTCCGAATAAGGTTATCTACACCCTTCCGATGCTTTCGATCAAGGAAGACAAAGGTACCGGTGTGGTCACCTCGGTTCCATCTGATTCACCGGACGATTACGCGGCTTTGGTGGACTTGCAAAAGAAGCAACCGTTCCGTGAAAAGTACGGAATAACTGATGAGATGGTGCTGCCATTTAAACCTATTCCGATTATCGAAGTTCCAGGTTTGGGAAATTTGAGCGCTGTCACTGCATACGATCAGTTTAAGATTCAGAGTCAGAATGACCGTGATAAACTGATCGAGGCAAAGGAGCTGGTGTATTTGAAGGGATTCTATGATGGCATTCTGCTAGTTGGGGAGCACGCTGGCAAGAAAGTTCAAGATGTCAAGAAAGATCTAAAGAAATATCTAGTAGATCGTAACGAGGCTGATGTTTACTACGAGCCAGAGAAGACGATCATGTCCCGATCGGGAGACGTCTGCGTTGTGGCCCTTTGTAATCAGTGGTATTTGAACTATGGTGAACCTACCTGGCAAAAGACCACAACCGACCATTTGAGAACGATGGAACTGTATCACGAAGAGGTGGCCCGCAATTTCGAGAACTGTCTGGACTGGCTCCACGAGTATGCTTGCTCTCGAACCTACGGTCTGGGAACGAAACTGCCTTGGGATGAGCAGTGGCTGATTGAGTCGCTTTCGGATTCCACTATCTATAATGCGTTCTATACGGTGGTACATTTGCTGCAAGGAGGTTCGTTCCGCGGGGAAAAACCGAGCCCACTAGGAATTAAACCAGCCGATATGACCCCGGCTGTGTGGGACTATATTTTCTTTGCTGACGCTAAACTGCCCGCTGGCAGTAAGATCAAGAAGGAACATCTGGAAAGGATGAAGCGAGAATTCAATTATTG GTACCCGGTAGACCTGCGAGTTTCGGGAAAAGATCTCATCCAAAATCATTTGACGTTCTATCTCTACAACCATGTGGCGATTTGGCCCAACGAACCTAGCAAGTGGCCCCGGGGCGTCCGTTGCAATGGGCATTTGTTGCTGAACTCTGCCAAAATGTCCAAGTCGGAAGGCAACTTTTTGACACTGTATGAGGCGATTGTCAAATTCAGCGCCGACGGAACGCGTCTGTGCTTAGCTGATGCCGGAGACAGTATCGAGGATGCTAACTTCGTTGAGAGTTCGGCCGATGCTGGAATTCTGAGATTGTACACTTTCATCGAATGGGTAAAGGAAACACTGGCTTCGAAGGCTGCTTTGAGAAAAGGCAAACAAGATGATTTCAACGATGCCGTTTTTCTAAGCGAAATGAACCTAAAGACGAAGGAAACGGATGAATACTACAAGAAGATGTTGTACAAGGAAGCTCTACGTACAGGGTTCTTCGAATTTCAATCTGCCAGGGACAAGTATAGAGAGCTGTGCGGCGCAGATGGAATGCACGTGGATTTGGTTCTTGAATTCATTCGCCGACAGGCCCTACTGATTGCTCCCATTTGTCCCCATGTAGCCGAATACGTTTGGGAATTGCTCGGAAACAAATCCAGTATCATGAAAGCATCTTGGCCTCAAGTTGGAACTATCGacgaaaagaaaatcaaatgttCAGCGTACCTGATGGATGCTGCTCACTCGTTCCGCGTCAATCTGAAGAGTGCATCGCAAACGAAAACCAAGGGCGGAAAAGCTCTTCCTCCAGCGCCCGCTCTGAAACCTAGTGACGGTATTATTTGGGTCGCAAAAACTTTCCCTCCTTGGCAATCGTGCGTACTCGATACAATGCGGGGGCTGTTCGAAAAGAACAAAGGTTTCCCCGATAACAAAATCATCGCCGTGGAACTTGGCAAAAAGGAAATCCTCAAGAAGTACATGAAGCGAGTGATGCCTTTCGCTCAGATGGTACGGGAACGTGTTGAGTCTTCGGGAGGACCTGGCAAAAGTGCTATGGATGTGACACTCGACTTCGATGAACGCGAGGTTCTCGAGAAAAATCTCGAATATCTCAAAAGTACCCTGGAGGTGGAATCGCTCAGCATCCGTTTCACTGATGAACCGGACGCTCCGGAAAAGATGAAGGAAGAAGTGCGTCCCGGCGTGCCGTACATCGTCTTTAGCGTGAAACCATTTGTGGCCGTTGTTCTGGAAAATCCCATCGAGCGATCCGGACTGTTTACGGTGAATATTCATCTGTCCGATGGGGACACCTTGACCAGTCTGAAAGAGAAGCTAGCCAAGCAAATCGGATTCAAAG CTGATATTCGAACTCTGGAAATTTTGAGATTCGAGGACCCGATCATGGGTCCCCGGAAGATCCCAAACTTCCAGGACTATCGCAGCGGTAAAACCAGCCTGGAGGAGGGTTCTTTCAAGGTGGATGTTGAGAAGAAGCAGGTATTTCTCAGCAACGGAAAGGTTCAGAACCATAATATCGGAACCAGCTTCATCTATGTTATCAATTAA
- the LOC129748442 gene encoding trypsin-1-like: MARCLYSFLCVALFLVSCSALPDPKKVRARSRPRYETAPTTPSVPGAPRIVGGFQIDISDAPYQISLQSFGSHICGGSIIARKWILTAAHCTDGRTVFSLRIRVGSSRHARGGVLMRIKRIIQHPEYDDSTIDYDYSLLELANNIALSKNAQPVALPEQDESYMDDTLCKISGWGLTQSPTEARSSLRAAYVPTYNHAKCDEAYASYGGITDQMLCAGYEMGGKDACQGDSGGPLVAEGKLLGVVSWGIGCAQPNYPGVYARVSAVRDWIHSNSGV; the protein is encoded by the exons ATGGCCCGGTGTCTTTATTCTTTCCTGTGCGTCGCACTTTTTCTCGTGAGCTGTAGTGCTCTACCGGATCCCAAAAAAGTTCGCGCTCGCTCTCGCCCTCGTTACGAGACTGCTCCAACAACTCCTTCAGTGCCAGGAGCTCCACGAATCGTCGGAGGATTCCAGATTGACATTTCCGATGCTCCGTACCAAATTTCGTTGCAATCTTTCGGAAGTCACATTTGTGGTGGATCCATCATCGCCAGAAAATGGATTCTAACGGCAGCCCACTGTACCGATGGAAGAACCGTTTTCAGCCTTCGAATCCGAGTCGGTTCCAGCAGACATGCCCGAGGTGGTGTGCTGATGAGAATCAAGAGAATTATACAGCATCCGGAGTACGACGATAGCACAATCGACTACGATTATTCGCTGCTGGAGCTGGCAAACAACATAGCCCTTTCGAAAAACGCTCAACCGGTCGCACTTCCGGAACAGGATGAATCCTATATGGATGATACGCTGTGTAAAATTTCCGGCTGGGGTCTTACTCAG AGCCCCACGGAAGCTCGCTCCAGCCTCCGGGCCGCATACGTGCCCACCTACAACCACGCCAAATGTGACGAAGCGTACGCCAGCTACGGAGGCATCACCGATCAGATGCTGTGCGCCGGATACGAGATGGGCGGAAAGGACGCCTGCCAGGGTGATTCCGGTGGTCCTCTGGTGGCCGAGGGCAAACTGCTCGGTGTCGTATCGTGGGGCATCGGTTGCGCACAGCCAAACTACCCCGGAGTGTACGCCCGAGTGTCTGCAGTTCGTGACTGGATCCACAGCAACAGTGGCGTGTGA
- the LOC129747208 gene encoding thioredoxin-like protein 4A — MSYMLAHLHNGWQVDQAILSEEDRVVVIRFGHDWDPSCMKMDEVLYSIAEKVKNFAVIYLVDITAVPDFNKMYELYDPCTVMFFFRNKHIMIDLGTGNNNKINWPLEDKQEMIDIVETVYRGARKGRGLVVSPKDYSTKYRY, encoded by the exons ATGTCTTATATGTTAGCACATTTACACAACGGCTGGCAAGTGGACCAGGCCATTCTCTCCGAGGAAGACCGAGTTGTG GTTATCCGATTCGGGCACGATTGGGACCCCTCCTGCATGAAAATGGACGAGGTGCTATACAGCATAGCGGAAAAGGTGAAAAACTTTGCCGTCATCTATCTGGTGGACATAACGGCGGTACCGGATTTTAACAAGATGTACGAATTGTACGACCCCTGTACGGTGATGTTTTTCTTCCGGAACAAGCACATCATGATCGATTTGGGCACCGGtaacaataacaaaattaattgGCCGCTAGAGGACAAGCAGGAGATGATCGACATCGTGGAGACGGTGTATCGGGGGGCACGAAAAGGTCGGGGTCTGGTGGTGTCCCCGAAGGACTATTCGACCAAGTATCGCTACTAG